DNA sequence from the Synergistaceae bacterium genome:
CCATAAATCGTCTTGAGTTTTGACCCCTACGAGCATGGCATCGAGCAAGTCGTTGCTAATCTTGAGTTTTTCCTGTCTAGCTTCTTCCATTATGCTTACCTCCTGTGTATTTTCCTCTTACACAGTTCATTGTACAGTCTCCATGGTACGATAAATTTCTGAGCTTCATTTTCCGCGAGGGCGACTTGAAAGAAGTTGCAGAATACATACGCAAGGACATAAAATCGGACAATGATTTGTCGGCGGGCTTTGAGATTTTCTGCGGAAGGGATCTTATCGGCTTTCCTTCTCACAGTTAAAGCGCAAAAAAATTCTCACGCAAAAAATTTTCACATGGCCGGGAAATAAACAGTCCGGCTTTTTTGTTGCCTCATAAAAAGTTTGCGGATATAATTTTTCCATTCACAAAAATTTTTCAGACAACAAATTTCAGCTCATGCACAAAAATTTTACAGGAGGAAAATATCTTGAAGCTGATATTTCTCGACATTGACGGCACACTCACCGCCCCCGGAGAAAACACGCCCCCTCAAAGCGCGGTTGACGCAATCGCAAAGGCGCGGGCGAACGGCCATAAAGTATTTCTCTGCACGGGCCGCAATCCTGACATGCTCCGGCCATTACTGCGCTACCAGTTCGATGGGTTCATAGGGTGCGCGGGCGGCTATGTGGCTGTCGGCGATGACTATTCCGAGGTGCTTTACGACCATCCCATGACGGACTCGCAGAGGGACGCGGCATTGAAGGCACTCCACAATCAGGGAGTGTTCTGCACGATTGAGGCGGAGAAAGGCTCATGGGGCGATGAGAATCTCGGCGACTTCCTCAGCTCACAGGGCGAGGGAAACAGCGAGATTGAGCGGTGGAGAAAAGCATTGTCCGCGAACTTAGGCATAAAACCTATGAGCCAGTATGACGGATCGCCTGTCTACAAGGTCGTGATAATGTGTACCGACATGAAGCAGCTTGACGAGGCAAAAGCGGCGTTAGGGGATGAGTTCAATTTTGTCATGCAGGAAGTGAAAGTAGGCGGCTCATCTTCAACATGTATCAACGGCGAAATCATCAACAAGGCTTTCAACAAAGGACTCGGCGTTGAGACAATCTGCAAACATTTCAACGTCCCAATTTCTGACACAATCGGATTCGGGGACAGCATGAACGATTTGGAGATGATACAGACAGTAGGATTCAGCGTCTGTATGGCGAACGGCTCCGAAAAACTGAAGTCGCTCTCTGATATGGTATGCCCCTCAGTGAGTGATGACGGTCTCGCGAAGGCGTTTGCGGAATTAAAGTTAGTCTAAATTTTTCGGGAGGTAATATCATTATGGCATTGGATTACAGGAAATGTGCGGAAGAAATCGTTTTCCACATCGGCGGGCGTGAAAACATCGTCCAAGCGGCTCACTGCGCTACACGTTTGCGCCTCGTCATCAAGGACAATGGCAAAGTCGACAAGAAAGCACTTGAGAATGTCGACGGCGTAAAAGGAATGTTCGAGAACAACGGACAGCTTCAGCTCATCATCGGTACAGGCACGGTCAACAAAGTATACTCCGAGTTCCTCAGCGTTACAGGAATGACAGAGGCCACAAAGGATGACGTTAAAGCGGCGGCGGCGGCAGGTCAGCCGATATGGAAGAGAATGTTAAAGGCAGTCGGCGATGTCTTTGTACCGATTCTCCCGGCTATCGTTGCATCGGGCTTGATGATGGGACTTGTTGAGGCACTCGGAAAAGTTTACCCCGAATTTGCGTCAACATCATGGTATGACTTCCTCGACATGGTAGCAAACACCGCATTCGCGTATCTTCCCGTCATTGTCGCAATTTCAGCGGCTCGCGTTTTCGGCGGAAATACATTCCTCGGAGCTGTTATCGGTCTCGCTATGATTCATGCTAACCTCGTCAATGCGTGGGTAGTCGGGACTCTTGAGACTATACCGTCATGGAACTTCAACATTCTGAATTTCGTCATCAACGTTCAGAAAGTCGGCTATCAGGGTCATGTTATCCCCGTAATTATTGCTGTGTGGCTGATGTGCGCGATTGAGAAGTGGCTTCACAAGCACACGCCGGAAATGATTGACCTTTTTGTCGTCCCCTTCACAACGGTACTTGTTACGACATTCATAACCTTCACGATTATAGGGCCGATATTCTCACAGCTTGAGACATGGGTTCTTGAGGGCGCAAAAATCCTCGTGAAGAATCCGATCGGCTCGGCGATAATGGGAGCTATTTACCCGTGGACGGTCGTAATGGGACTTCACCACATGTACAACGTAATCGAGGCAGGTATGCTTGCGGTTGAAGGCGGTCTCAACACATGGATGCCGATAGCTTCCGCGGCGAATTTCGCACAGTTCGGCGCATGTCTCGCGATAGGCTTCAAGGCTCGCAACGCCCGCACGAAAGTTGTTGCAGTCCCCTCGTCAATCTCTGCGGCACTCGGAATCACTGAGCCTGCAATTTTCGGTATCAACCTGCGTTTCTTCAAGCCCATCATCGCGGGCATGATCGGCGGCACTGTCGGAGCGTTCTACGGCGCAATGTCAGGAATCGGCGCAAAGGCTTACGGCGTTACTGGAATCCCCGGCTATCTGACAATCGCACAGCCCGTGCAGTATTCGATACTGCTTGCGATTTCCGGCGGTATTGCGTTCGTGCTGGCGTGGATTATGTGGCATGAGGAAGCCCCCGAAGCTGAAGCAGCCGCCCCAGCACCGTCAGCAGAAGCACCCGGCGCGTCTGTCGAGTTCGGAACGGTCATAACGTCATCAGCAGGCGACATAGCGCAGTGCACAGCGGGAAAAGTCATCCCCTACACTGACATCCCCGATCCCACGTTCGCGGCAGGGACACTCGGACAGGGAGTCGGCATTCAGCCTGAAGACGAGTATGTGTACGCGCCCATTGACGGCGAAATTTCGTCAGTCGCGGAAAGCAAGCACGCAATAGGAATTTCCGGGGCGAATGACATGGAAGTGCTGATACATGTGGGAGTCGATACGGTCGAAATGAAGGGCGATGGGTTCGAGGACTACGTGAAGGAAGGCGACAAGGTCAAGAAAGGCCAGCGCATAATGAAATTTGACCGCGAGAAAATCAAGAAGGCCGGACATCCTGACACAGTAGTGCTTCTGCTCACAAACAGCGATGACTACGAGGGCGTGAAGTTCGGCGAAAACGTATAGAAGTCTCAGAAAAAATTTGAGGCTCCCGGGAAAACTTCCGGGGGTCTCTTTTTTTTGTGCGTGATAAAATTTCCGCGTTCTCAAAAAAAATCCTCAAGGGGTGATTCAACATTAACAGTTACATTTTCAGGCGTATCATTTCGAGTCTGATAACCCTCTTCATAGTCATAACGATAACTTTCTTCATGATGAGGGCGATTCCGGGCGGGCCTTTCACGGACGCAAAGGCAATACCCGGATTTGTCATCGAGAAGATGAATGAGCGTTACGGCCTCAATGACTCACTTCTGACACAGTACGGAAAATATCTGCTGAACGTTCTGCGGCTTGACCTCGGCCCGTCGTACCGCTACGAGGGGATGACGGTCAACGAAATCATAGCGGACAGCTTCCCGGTGTCGTTCGCTGTGGGAGGACTCGCGCTGATATTGTCATTGGCGATAGGGATTCCTGCGGGCGTGATTTCGGCACTCAAGCGCGGGAAATGGCCTGATCATCTCGCAATGATTATCGCGACTCTGGGCGTTACTGTTCCGGGGTTCGTGATTGCGGCGTTGATGGTCTACATTTTCGCGTGGCAATTGGGCTGGGTAACTGTCGGATTCTGGGAGGGCATGAACACGGCAATCCTTCCGGCGATAACACTGGCACTATATCCGGCGGCGTTTATCTCGCGGCTTGTGCGTTCGGGAATGCTTGAGGTACTGAATCAGGACTACATACGCACGGCGCGGGCTAAGGGACTCGGTGAAGGCACGGTGATATACCTTCACGCGCTGAAGAATGCTGTTATCCCGGTGATAACGTACCTAGGGCCTTTGACGGCGGGAATTGTTACGGGAAGTTTCGTGATTGAGCAGGTCTACGGCGTTCCTGGGCTGGGTACATTTTTCGTTACGAGCATAAACAACCGCGACTACACAACGATAATGGGCGTAACGATATTTTACAGCGCGCTTCTTGTGGCGTTCAACATGATAACGGATATATGTCTGTCGTTTGCTGACCCGCGAATAAAGCTGAGGTGATAATTGATAATGATGTACAACGCTGAAGAATTTACGCTCCTTTCCCCTGAAGAAAGGTTATCCGCTGAAACATTGAGGCCGTCAAAAACGTACTGGGCTGATGTCTGGTCGCGTCTCAAAGAAGACAAGTTAGCGGTGTTCGGGCTGTGGGTGATTCTGATTGTGATGGTGTTCGCGGTGTTTGCGCCGATGTTTTCGCGGTATGAGTATGACGGGATGGACTTCAATTTCAGCAATGACCCTCCGACTCTGACTCACTTTTTCGGGTGCGACATGTTCGGGCGTGATTTGTTCGTGAGAGTCGCATACGGGGCGCGGATTTCTCTTGCTGTGGGATTCCTTGCGAGCTTCATTAGTCTGTTTATCGGAGTGATTTACGGCGGTGTGTCGGGCTACAAGGGCGGGAAAATTGATGATGTCATGATGAGAATCGTTGATGTGATTTACAGCGTCCCGGCTATGATATATGTGATTCTGCTGATGGTAGTAGTAGGCCCGGGCCTGAAGAGCATATTTATCACGCTGGGAATATCGTACTGGGCACCGATGGCACGAATGGTACGCGCTGAAGTAATGCGTATAAAGAGTGAAGAGTTTGTGATAGCCGCGAGGGTTACGGGGGCTTCACCGTCAAGAATATTATTCCGGCACATTATCCCAAACGCAATGGGAGCAGTTCTCGTAACATTAACATTTTCCGTACCCGGTGCAATCTTCACGGAGGCTTTCTTGTCGTTCGTGGGACTGGGAGTCAGCGCACCTATGGCAAGCTGGGGAGTGTTATGCAGTGAGTCAGTCCCTGCGATGGCAATATATCCGTGGCAGTTATTCTTTCCTGCGGGAGCGATCTCAGTAACAATACTTGCGTTTAACTTTTTGGGCGACGGACTGAGAGACGCATTAGACCCGAAATTGAGAAGGTGAAACACGATGACAGAGGAAATTTTGAGAGTCGAGAATCTTCACACTACATTCACGACATCAGCCGGAGAAGTGAAAGCTGTCGAGGGCGTATCATTTGCGGTGAATCGCGGAGAAGTGCTAGGGATTGCGGGCGAGTCAGGAAGCGGGAAATCTGCAACAATGCTCTCAATAATGGGACTCTTAGGCGAGGCCGGGCGAATCAGTTATGACACACTCAGCTTCATGGGTGAAAATCTCACGCCTGAGTCCGTGAAGGCACTGCGCGGAGACAAGATAGCGATGATATTCCAAGACCCAATGACGAGCCTTAATCCAGTGTTATCGGTAGGCTATCAGTTAGAGGAGGCATTGAGGCGGCACAAGTGGCCGGGAAATATTCACGAGAGAGTCGCGGAAATGATGACACGTGTCGGGATTGTTCCTGCTGAGGAAAGAATGAGGCAGGATCCGCACGAGTTCAGCGGAGGACAGCGGCAAAGACTCATGATTGCGATGTCGATATTGTGCAGGCCGGAATTGCTGATTGCTGACGAACCTACAACCGCGCTTGATGTTACTGTTCAGGCTCAAATCTTGGGACTCCTGCGCGAGATTCGGAATGACACGGGAATGTCGATGATACTAATCACGCACGACTTGGGAGTCATTGCGGGCGAGTCTGACCGGGTAATAGTGATGTACGGCGGGCGAATAATGGAGGAAGGAACAGCGCGGGAAATTTTCGGGAGTCCATCTCACCCATACACACGCGGGCTTCTGCACTCACTGCCGAAAGCTGGCGGAAAACGCGAACGGTTAATCCCGATTGAGGGACAGCCGCCGGACTTGCTGAATCCTCCTGCGGGGTGTCCGTTCGTGAAGAGGTGCAATGAGGCCATGAGGATATGCCTTCACAGGAAGCCGGAAGCCTTAACGCTGAGTGATACGCATAAATATTCGTGCTGGCTCGGTGAAAAGTGCTGAGATGGAAGCCGCGATAGAAGTCATCATTGAGGGCATAAAACAGTTTGGCGGTGAAATTATCGGGGGGATTCTGTTTGCGTTTGCGCTGTGGATATTTCCGGGGCTGAGAAGAATATTCCGCAGGGATGACTATGAAATTCATCATGAGCTTGAAGAAAAGCGCAGGGAAGAAGAAAGACTGAAGGCTGAACTCAAACAGCGCGAGGAGGCATTGAGACAGGCAGAAGCGCAGAAAGCAGAAGAAGCAAAACGCCGGGCGGAAATCGAATGTCAGCTTGAAGAGCAAAGACAGAAAGTGCAAGCTCAAAATTCGGTCGAACCAATAGACGCAGAAGCACTATATGAACAAGGCAGAAAGTATTTCAATTATTTTGATTGCAGAAAAGCTAGACCTTTGTTCCGTAAAGCTGCTGAATTGGGACATGCTGAGGCACAATACCGTCTGGGATATATATACGAACTCGGCTTAGGCTGTGCAAAAGACTTTCAGGAAGCCCGAAGATGGTACAAGAAAGCCTCAGAGCAGGGACATTACTCCGCAAAATACGCCCTCGAACATCTGAGATAAATTCTCACAGTAATTAAGGAGATAACATGCTACAAGTTGAAGGACTCACGAAATATTTTCACACACAATCAGGCACAGTGCATTCTGTTGACGGAGTAAGCCTCACAGTTTCACGCGGCGAAACACTCGGACTCGTCGGCGAATCAGGCTGCGGAAAAACCACAACAGGACGCACAATCATACGCCTCTACGAACCCGACTCAGGACGCATAATCTTTGACGGCCATGACATAACCCACATCACACAGCGCGAGCTTCTCCCCTTCCGCAAAAGAATCCAGATGATATTTCAGGACCCTTACGCCTCACTCAATCCTCGGATGACAGCAGGCGATATTATCCGCGAGCCTATGATCGTTCATCACGTTCCGAAAGACGAACACACTGACCGCGTGAATCATCTGCTGAAACTTGTCGGACTCAACACAGAGCAGGCCGGGCGTTATCCTCATGAGTTCAGCGGGGGGCAGCGACAGCGAATCGGAATCGCGCGCGCATTGGCAGCAGAGCCGGAAATGATTATCTGCGATGAGCCGATCTCAGCACTTGACGTTTCTATTCAGGCGCAAATCGTCAATATGCTTGAGGACTTGCAGAAATCGTTAGGACTCACGTATCTTTTTATCGCTCATGACTTGTCGATGGTACGCCACATCAGCACGCGAGTCGCAGTTATGTATCTCGGAAGTATTGTAGAAATTGCCGGGAGCGATGAGCTTTACACGAATCCCCTTCACCCGTACACAGTATCACTTCTATCATCTGTCCCAATTCCTGACCCGGAGAAATCAGCAGGGCGCAAAATTATTCCGCTGAAAGGCGAGATTCCCAGCGCGATAAATCCGCCGTCAGGTTGCAGATTTCACACGCGATGCCCGAAAGCAAAGCCCGAATGCCAGTCGATAGCACCGAAATTACAGGACAAAGGCAATAATCACCTCTGCGCCTGCCCGTTTGTGTAAAGGAGTGAGAATTAATGCGGAAAATTTCTGTGGCGGCAATATTAATATTAATAGCTGTGTCATTTTCACATGCTGACGAAGAAACTATAGTCTACAACTTAGGCATTGACCCTCAGACGATAGACCCTGCTGTGAATTTCGCGCTTGACGGTGCAACAGTCGACTCCAATATCTTTGAGGGACTCCTGCGGACAAACTTCAACAACCGCCCGGAGCCGGGCTGCGCAGAGTCATGGGATGTTTCGCCGGACGGACTCAAATGGACGTTCCATCTCCGGGAAAATTTGCGGTGGTCTGACGGAAAAACTTTAACGGCCTCGCATTTCAGAGACGGAATTTTGCGGCTTGTTGACCCTCACACAGGAAGCGCATATGCGACTCTCGGATTCTTCATCAAGAACGCCGAGTCATTCTACAATGGCAAAACGCAAAGTGCTGACGTAGGACTCTATGCTCCCGATGACAGGACATTAATTATTGAGCTTGAACACGTTAATCCCCTCATGCTTTACTTTATGGCACTGCCTCAATTTTTCCCCGCAAGAATGGACATCGTGAACGAAAACCCGCGGGGCTGGGCTGCGCGTCCTGAGACGACAATCACAAACGGCCCGTTCAGAGTCGAATCGTGGCGGCATGGCCCGGGCGGTGAAATTTCCATCGTCAAAAATCCGTATTACTGGGACGAGGATAACGTGGAAATTGACCGGGTTCGTATGGTTCTTATCGGGGACGGAAATACATCGCTTGCGGCGTTCAGGGCGGGGCGGGTCGACTACATGACGAGCGTCCCTTCATTGATGGCTCCCATTCTCCTCAAACGCGGCGAGGCTGTATCAATGCCAACATACACGGCTTACTTCTACGAGTTCAACACGACTCGGAAACCTTTCGATGACGCGCGAGTCCGGCGGGCTTTCACTCTTGCCATTGACCGAAAAATCATCACAGACAAAATAGTACTCGGAGGCAACATTCCTGCGTCCGGGATGATATGCCCTAACATTCCCGGCACGACTGACTCGGAGGATTTCAGGACGGAAGGCGGAGAATTAATCCCCGTAAGCGCGAACGTTGAAGAGGCACGGCGGCTTTTGGCTGAAGCTGGCTATCCTAACGGCGAGGGATTCCCGGAAGTAACGTACAAATATTCCTCAAGCTCAGGGAGAAAAATTATCCCCGAAGTTTTGCAGGGAATGTGGAAAACTGCGCTGGGCGTGAAAGTTAATCTAGCCAATGAGGAATGGAAAGTATTTCTCACAACGAGGCGAAACGGAGATTTTGACATGGCTGAATCGGGCTGGGCGATGGATTATCCTGACGCATCAAATTTGCTTGAGACTTTTATGTCAGACTCGCAGAATAATTTCGGGAAGTACAGCAGTCCCGTTTTTGACTCGCTCATGAAGAAAGCCGCGACTGAACCCGACAGAGTGAAACGGATAAATTACATGCACGAGGCCGAGAAGATTCTTGTTGACGATATGCCGGCCGCCCCGCTTTATTTCTATTCGGCAACGGTGATGAAGAGTCCCCGCGTTAAGGGGATATATCATGCTCCGACCGGGATAATTTTTTTCAGAGGCGCGGAAGTGATTCAGCCCGATTAATTTTGCTGTAATATAATTTCCTCATCCACAAAAATTTTCACAGGGAAGGGCGTAAATCATGGCCGGGGAAATTTTCGACTATTTCGCATTCATCAGCTACAGCCACGAGGACAAAGAGATCGCGCAGAAATTGCAGAAGCGTCTTGAACGTTATCACATGCCGGCGAAATTGTTGCAGGCTCATCCGGAATTGCCCAAGAAGCTCAGTCCGATATTCCGTGATGAGTCTGACATTTCCGGGAAAGGGACTCTGATCGAGACTCTTCACGACAATCTCAGGCGTTCGCAGTATCTCATACTGATATGTTCACCGAGCAGCGCAAAATCTGTGTACGTGAATGATGAGGTCAAATATTTATTGAGGAATTGCACCGTGAAGACAAAATCATTCCGCTTATTGTGGGAGGGATTCCGCGCTCAAAGGACGAGACTATAGAGTGTTTCCCGCCTGCGATACTTGCGCTTGACCGTGAGCGTGAACCGTTAGGGATTGACATGAAGACATTCAAGAGGGACGGCGCGTTTCTGAGGGTAATAGCGGCTATGCTGAGGCTGAATTTCACGTACTTCAAGAGTCGCGATGACGAAGAGAGAAAGAGGCGGGCGAAAATATTCGGAGCAGTTGCGGCTGTGCTGTCGGTGATTATCGGGGTGCTTGTGTGGTATAACCTCAATTTCTTGGATCAAGTATTCAACAGTGTAGCGTCACAATATCATCTCGGTGTAATGTACCAGCAGAAACAAGATTATGAGAAGGCAATGGAATGGTATCAGAAGGCCGCCGCGCAGGGGAATGCCAACGCACAAAATAATATAGGCTATATGTATCTGCATGGATTCGGAGTGAAGCAGGATTATGCCCAAGCAATGGAATGGTATCAGAAAGCAGCAGCCCAAGGTCTTGACTCGGCTCAAACGAATATAGGCTACATGTACCGACATGGATTAGGTGTGAAACAGGATTACGCCAAAGCTAAGGAATGGTACGAAAAAGCCGCTGCCCAAGGTGAGGCTGAAGCACAAAATAATCTTGCTCACATGTACTATTACGGGCATGGAGTCAGGCAGGATTATGCCAAAGCTATGGAATGGCATCAAAAAGCAGCAGCCCAAGGTCTTGACTCGGCTCAAAATAGTATTGGCACTATGTATTTTCATGGTCAGGGAGTCGAACAGGATCATAACAAAGCTGTGGAATGGTTTGAGAAAGCTGCCCTTAATGGCAATAATAACGCTCAATATAATCTCGGCGAATTTTACTATCATGTCAAACAGGATTACGCAAAAGCTCTCGAATGGTACGAGAAGCCGCGGCACAGGGAAATGCTTTAGCACAGCATAGTATTGGTTACATGTATCATAACGGCTTGGGAGTAAAACGGGATTACGCAAAAGCTCTTGAATGGTACGGGAAAGCCGCCGCTCAAGAGAATCCTACAGCTCAATATAATATAGGTTATATGTATTTAGGCGGATTAGGAGTAAAACAGGATTACAAGAAAGCTGCTGAATGGTTCGAGAAATCCGCATCTAACGGCAATGCTGACGCGCAAAATAATCTCGGTCTCATGTACAACATAGGACTCGGCGTTCCCGAAAACAGCGACAAAGCTGTGGAAAGGTTTGAGAAAGCTGCCCTTAACGGCAATATTACCGCTCAATATAATCTTGGCGAATTTTACTATCATGTCAAACAGGATTACGCAAAAGCTCTCGAATGGTACGAGAAAGCCGCGATACAGGGAAATGCTTTCGCACAGCATAGTATTGGTTACATGTATCATAACGGCTTGGGAGTAAAACATGATTACGCCAAAGCTAAGGAATGGTTCGAGAAAGCCGCTACTCAAGAAAATGCCGCTGCACAAAATAATCTGGGCTATATGTATGCGCATGGGCATGGAGTAGAACAGGATTATGCCAAAGCTAAAGAATGGTTCGAAAAAGCCTCCGCGCAAGGTCTAGCCTCAGCTCAATATCACATCGGCTATATGTACCTTCACGGACTCGGCGTTCCTCAAAGCAACGACAAAGCCATAGAGTATTTCACCCAAGCCGCAGAACAGGGAAACGAGTACGCAAAATCAGAGCTTCAGAAATTATCCCAGCAGGACAGATGATAGACATTCATTCTGTTTCTGGTAAAATTCTCATCACTTCAGCGCGTTAAAGCGTTGCAGAATTTTTCTTGCAGGAGATGTTATTTCCCATGAAGAAATTATTACTCGTCCTCGCGGTTGTTATGGCGTTATGTTCGTGCGCGTTCGCTGAGACTGACTCGGAATATGTGAAGGCAAAAGGCGTTCTCGTCGTCGGAATAACTGACTTCAAGCCGATGGACTACAAAAACGAGAAGGGCGAATGGATCGGATTCGATGCTGATTTAGCAAAAGCATTCGCGGAGAGTCTCGGAGTCAAAATTGAGTTTCAGGAAATCGAATGGAACAACAAAATTCTTGAGCTTGACGGAAAAAATATCGACTGCGTTTGGAACGGCATGACCCTCACCCCCGAAGTGAAATCCGCAATGAGTACATCAAATCCCTACTGCAACAACGCTCAAATTGTCGTAGTCCCGTCAGCAAAAGCAGCAAAGTATGACTCGCTCGAAGCCATAAAGGAATTAACGTTTGCTGTTGAGCATGGCAGCGCAGGTAATGAGC
Encoded proteins:
- a CDS encoding HAD family hydrolase; translated protein: MKLIFLDIDGTLTAPGENTPPQSAVDAIAKARANGHKVFLCTGRNPDMLRPLLRYQFDGFIGCAGGYVAVGDDYSEVLYDHPMTDSQRDAALKALHNQGVFCTIEAEKGSWGDENLGDFLSSQGEGNSEIERWRKALSANLGIKPMSQYDGSPVYKVVIMCTDMKQLDEAKAALGDEFNFVMQEVKVGGSSSTCINGEIINKAFNKGLGVETICKHFNVPISDTIGFGDSMNDLEMIQTVGFSVCMANGSEKLKSLSDMVCPSVSDDGLAKAFAELKLV
- a CDS encoding PTS glucose transporter subunit IIA, with product MALDYRKCAEEIVFHIGGRENIVQAAHCATRLRLVIKDNGKVDKKALENVDGVKGMFENNGQLQLIIGTGTVNKVYSEFLSVTGMTEATKDDVKAAAAAGQPIWKRMLKAVGDVFVPILPAIVASGLMMGLVEALGKVYPEFASTSWYDFLDMVANTAFAYLPVIVAISAARVFGGNTFLGAVIGLAMIHANLVNAWVVGTLETIPSWNFNILNFVINVQKVGYQGHVIPVIIAVWLMCAIEKWLHKHTPEMIDLFVVPFTTVLVTTFITFTIIGPIFSQLETWVLEGAKILVKNPIGSAIMGAIYPWTVVMGLHHMYNVIEAGMLAVEGGLNTWMPIASAANFAQFGACLAIGFKARNARTKVVAVPSSISAALGITEPAIFGINLRFFKPIIAGMIGGTVGAFYGAMSGIGAKAYGVTGIPGYLTIAQPVQYSILLAISGGIAFVLAWIMWHEEAPEAEAAAPAPSAEAPGASVEFGTVITSSAGDIAQCTAGKVIPYTDIPDPTFAAGTLGQGVGIQPEDEYVYAPIDGEISSVAESKHAIGISGANDMEVLIHVGVDTVEMKGDGFEDYVKEGDKVKKGQRIMKFDREKIKKAGHPDTVVLLLTNSDDYEGVKFGENV
- a CDS encoding ABC transporter permease translates to MNSYIFRRIISSLITLFIVITITFFMMRAIPGGPFTDAKAIPGFVIEKMNERYGLNDSLLTQYGKYLLNVLRLDLGPSYRYEGMTVNEIIADSFPVSFAVGGLALILSLAIGIPAGVISALKRGKWPDHLAMIIATLGVTVPGFVIAALMVYIFAWQLGWVTVGFWEGMNTAILPAITLALYPAAFISRLVRSGMLEVLNQDYIRTARAKGLGEGTVIYLHALKNAVIPVITYLGPLTAGIVTGSFVIEQVYGVPGLGTFFVTSINNRDYTTIMGVTIFYSALLVAFNMITDICLSFADPRIKLR
- a CDS encoding ABC transporter permease; protein product: MMYNAEEFTLLSPEERLSAETLRPSKTYWADVWSRLKEDKLAVFGLWVILIVMVFAVFAPMFSRYEYDGMDFNFSNDPPTLTHFFGCDMFGRDLFVRVAYGARISLAVGFLASFISLFIGVIYGGVSGYKGGKIDDVMMRIVDVIYSVPAMIYVILLMVVVGPGLKSIFITLGISYWAPMARMVRAEVMRIKSEEFVIAARVTGASPSRILFRHIIPNAMGAVLVTLTFSVPGAIFTEAFLSFVGLGVSAPMASWGVLCSESVPAMAIYPWQLFFPAGAISVTILAFNFLGDGLRDALDPKLRR
- a CDS encoding ABC transporter ATP-binding protein; translated protein: MTEEILRVENLHTTFTTSAGEVKAVEGVSFAVNRGEVLGIAGESGSGKSATMLSIMGLLGEAGRISYDTLSFMGENLTPESVKALRGDKIAMIFQDPMTSLNPVLSVGYQLEEALRRHKWPGNIHERVAEMMTRVGIVPAEERMRQDPHEFSGGQRQRLMIAMSILCRPELLIADEPTTALDVTVQAQILGLLREIRNDTGMSMILITHDLGVIAGESDRVIVMYGGRIMEEGTAREIFGSPSHPYTRGLLHSLPKAGGKRERLIPIEGQPPDLLNPPAGCPFVKRCNEAMRICLHRKPEALTLSDTHKYSCWLGEKC
- a CDS encoding sel1 repeat family protein; this encodes MIRINIRAGSVKSAEMEAAIEVIIEGIKQFGGEIIGGILFAFALWIFPGLRRIFRRDDYEIHHELEEKRREEERLKAELKQREEALRQAEAQKAEEAKRRAEIECQLEEQRQKVQAQNSVEPIDAEALYEQGRKYFNYFDCRKARPLFRKAAELGHAEAQYRLGYIYELGLGCAKDFQEARRWYKKASEQGHYSAKYALEHLR
- a CDS encoding ATP-binding cassette domain-containing protein, with the translated sequence MLQVEGLTKYFHTQSGTVHSVDGVSLTVSRGETLGLVGESGCGKTTTGRTIIRLYEPDSGRIIFDGHDITHITQRELLPFRKRIQMIFQDPYASLNPRMTAGDIIREPMIVHHVPKDEHTDRVNHLLKLVGLNTEQAGRYPHEFSGGQRQRIGIARALAAEPEMIICDEPISALDVSIQAQIVNMLEDLQKSLGLTYLFIAHDLSMVRHISTRVAVMYLGSIVEIAGSDELYTNPLHPYTVSLLSSVPIPDPEKSAGRKIIPLKGEIPSAINPPSGCRFHTRCPKAKPECQSIAPKLQDKGNNHLCACPFV
- a CDS encoding peptide ABC transporter substrate-binding protein, with the translated sequence MRKISVAAILILIAVSFSHADEETIVYNLGIDPQTIDPAVNFALDGATVDSNIFEGLLRTNFNNRPEPGCAESWDVSPDGLKWTFHLRENLRWSDGKTLTASHFRDGILRLVDPHTGSAYATLGFFIKNAESFYNGKTQSADVGLYAPDDRTLIIELEHVNPLMLYFMALPQFFPARMDIVNENPRGWAARPETTITNGPFRVESWRHGPGGEISIVKNPYYWDEDNVEIDRVRMVLIGDGNTSLAAFRAGRVDYMTSVPSLMAPILLKRGEAVSMPTYTAYFYEFNTTRKPFDDARVRRAFTLAIDRKIITDKIVLGGNIPASGMICPNIPGTTDSEDFRTEGGELIPVSANVEEARRLLAEAGYPNGEGFPEVTYKYSSSSGRKIIPEVLQGMWKTALGVKVNLANEEWKVFLTTRRNGDFDMAESGWAMDYPDASNLLETFMSDSQNNFGKYSSPVFDSLMKKAATEPDRVKRINYMHEAEKILVDDMPAAPLYFYSATVMKSPRVKGIYHAPTGIIFFRGAEVIQPD
- a CDS encoding toll/interleukin-1 receptor domain-containing protein — its product is MAGEIFDYFAFISYSHEDKEIAQKLQKRLERYHMPAKLLQAHPELPKKLSPIFRDESDISGKGTLIETLHDNLRRSQYLILICSPSSAKSVYVNDEVKYLLRNCTVKTKSFRLLWEGFRAQRTRL
- a CDS encoding sel1 repeat family protein is translated as MHREDKIIPLIVGGIPRSKDETIECFPPAILALDREREPLGIDMKTFKRDGAFLRVIAAMLRLNFTYFKSRDDEERKRRAKIFGAVAAVLSVIIGVLVWYNLNFLDQVFNSVASQYHLGVMYQQKQDYEKAMEWYQKAAAQGNANAQNNIGYMYLHGFGVKQDYAQAMEWYQKAAAQGLDSAQTNIGYMYRHGLGVKQDYAKAKEWYEKAAAQGEAEAQNNLAHMYYYGHGVRQDYAKAMEWHQKAAAQGLDSAQNSIGTMYFHGQGVEQDHNKAVEWFEKAALNGNNNAQYNLGEFYYHVKQDYAKALEWYEKPRHREML